The Chitinophaga pinensis DSM 2588 region CTGCCTTTCTTTGTTGTTACTACGATCACACCATTAGCTGCACGGGCGCCCCAGATAGAGGCTGCTGCTGCATCACGCAGGAAAGTGATCTGTTCAATATCATTCGGATTGAAGGTCTTCAGGTCCATTTCAGTAGGGAAACCATCAATTACGACCAATGGCATACTTTCACTTCTGATGGTGGTTGTACCACGGATATTCACACCATAGTCATTACGGCCGATCGTTCTTGTATTACTATTAATGGCGGGTGTCACGTTATCATACACAAAACTGTTATCACCGGAAGTGACCTGCAGCTGTAAGCCGGGCACCTGTCCTTCGAGACGTTGTAATACGTTGGCAGTAGGTACTTTCTCCAGTTCTTTTGCTGTCACGACTCCGAAAGATCCGGTGGCACGTTCTTTAGGCAGATTCACATAACCGGTAGAGACTACTTCAACAGGCTTCAGATAACCGGTTTTATCTTTCAGTTTTACGTCGTAATAAGTCGTTCTGGAGAGTTGTAATTCCTGTGTTTCATAGGCTACACAGGAGATCTGCAGACTACGCGTATTCAAAGGCACTTTTAGCTTGAATTCACCCTGCGCATTCGTCAGTGTCATGACATTCGTACCAGGCACTCTTACGGTAGCGGAGGTGATAGGCGCTGCGTTGTCGTCAGTCACGACGCCAAACAGGAAGCGCGTATTATCCTGTTCACCGTCACCGTTACCGATCTCTATCTGTATTGACCGTACAGGCTGGCCGGGAGCTGCCTGTGAAGGGGCAGCTTCTTCCGGAGCCATCTGATTGGTTTTTGATCTTTCTTTGTCTCTGGCAGCTGCATCAGGTTGTTTAGCAAATACGGCATATTGTGTATTGCTTAGTTTTCTGAATTGCAGGTGATAAGGTTTCAGAATAACATCAAGATATCCTTCCACGTTTTTAAAACTGGCGTCCGGCAGCACCTTAGCGGTCTTATTAGCTACCAGTTCATCTTCATAGATAAAGGATACATGGAACCTGGAAGAGGCGTTTTTAAGCGCTTCTTTCAGCGAAATTCCCGGTTGATTTTGGCGGGTTACGGCAGCAAATATCTGCAAGCTGCATAAGAGCAGACAGCAGAAGGCCGCAACCTTTTTCAGATTGATCATGCCTGTTGTGATTTTGAATTAAAAACTTGTCCCCTTTCTTGTCAGATTGTTAGTTGGGTGTGATTATGATGGTTGATTCTCCCTGTTGTGATACATCTGCATGTAGTATCAAAGCAAGCGCATTAATTAATACCTGTTTATCCTTCATGTCTATTTCCCCGCTGATCTTCTTCTGAAGCAGGGAAGTGTCGTTCAGCCGGATATTATAACCCCAGTCATCTTCCAGCCTTGCGAAGAGATCAGCTACGCTGGTTTGTTCCAGTTGCAGTTTCTGTTCCTGCCAGCTGGTGTAGTTAGCGACCGGTACTACTTTTTTCTCCAGTCTTTTCTGATTGAATGTGGCCAGTTCTCCGGGGCTGGACAGGAGTTGCTCTTTCCCGTCGGCCGCCACCATGACCTTTCCTGTAGTCAGCATTACATCACTGATCCCTCTGCGGCTGCGCACGTTGAATGATGTACCAAGGACCTGTACATCGATATCGCCGCTGTGCACTTCAAAGCGTTGAGAGGCATTGTTACTGGCTACCGGTTTTACGTCAAAGAAGGCTTCCCCTTCCACCCAGACTTCCCTGGGTGATCCGGCTTTCCATTGTTCACTATATCGTAAGCTTGAATTACCATTCAGTTTTACCTGTGTGCCATCTGGCAGCAAAACGCCTTTTACCTCTCCGTAACCGGAAGCGATACTCACTTCTCTGGTTACCGGGCGAAATATCAGCCATACGGCGATAGCTGCTACGGCTACAGCGGCTGCAGCTGTCCATACCGGTCGTATCGTACGCAGGATGGAACGACGTGGCATGGCCAGTTGAGTATCTGGCAAAGCTGCCTGGATACGCTTCCAGTTATCTTCCTGCTGTTGCGCGGAAGGCTTGTCAGCCAATGCATACATACTACGTGCGATCTCACCGGCACGGGCGATATCGGCAGTTTTATGCGGATAAGTCAACAGGAATTGCTCCCAGAACTGGTTACCAGCAGCATCAGGGAACCTTACCCATTCCAGGAAGTAAGGATCTGCGGCCAGTTGGATGGCAGTAAAGCTGGCATAGTAATGAACGGAGCGTTTCATCCTTTAAGATTCGATTTTGGTAAGCGTTTGTATATAAAAGAAGACATTACACTAAAAGTGCCCCACGTTTTTTAACTTTTTTTCAGTTTTTTTTGAAACAGGCAGAGAAACTTGCAATGAGTGGGGAAAGGGGAAGAGCTATATAGCTAATTATCAATTCCTTAATAAGGAAAGCAACAATAAGAGGGCTGGTCCTTCCATAATTTCTTTCAGGGAAGCCAGGGCACGGGCAGAGAGCTTATAGGTGGCCCTGACCTGCATGTCCATAATCTCTGCGATCTCTTCGAAAGAACGGCCTTCAAAGAAGCGGAACCAGATAATCTCTCTTTGCCGGCTGGTCAGTTTGGAAAGCGCCTGGCGGATCTGGGCAGATAGTATAGCGGCCTCCTCTCCTTCAATAAAACGGGCATCAAAACCCAGTTCAAACGAGAAGGACAGGTCATCTTCCTGGTAGGAGGTATTTTGTTGTTCTTTGATAAGACGGAACAGGTGGTTACGGAAAGATTTGAAGATATAGAGATTGAACATGGAAGTCACGGAGAGAC contains the following coding sequences:
- a CDS encoding FecR family protein, whose translation is MKRSVHYYASFTAIQLAADPYFLEWVRFPDAAGNQFWEQFLLTYPHKTADIARAGEIARSMYALADKPSAQQQEDNWKRIQAALPDTQLAMPRRSILRTIRPVWTAAAAVAVAAIAVWLIFRPVTREVSIASGYGEVKGVLLPDGTQVKLNGNSSLRYSEQWKAGSPREVWVEGEAFFDVKPVASNNASQRFEVHSGDIDVQVLGTSFNVRSRRGISDVMLTTGKVMVAADGKEQLLSSPGELATFNQKRLEKKVVPVANYTSWQEQKLQLEQTSVADLFARLEDDWGYNIRLNDTSLLQKKISGEIDMKDKQVLINALALILHADVSQQGESTIIITPN
- a CDS encoding RNA polymerase sigma factor — encoded protein: MSGEQLLWDAVRNSDVKGLEALYKKYNEALYSYGKKFTGDTHLVEDAVQETFISIWKYRERLSVTSMFNLYIFKSFRNHLFRLIKEQQNTSYQEDDLSFSFELGFDARFIEGEEAAILSAQIRQALSKLTSRQREIIWFRFFEGRSFEEIAEIMDMQVRATYKLSARALASLKEIMEGPALLLLLSLLRN